The following proteins are encoded in a genomic region of Neomicrococcus aestuarii:
- a CDS encoding LLM class flavin-dependent oxidoreductase, which translates to MAQLEIGAETFGDIALDDSGQLESHADALRNVVNEGILADQVGLDFFGVGEHHRDDMAVSAPEIVLAAIASRTENIHLGTAVTVLSSDDPVRLYQRFATLDAISNGRAEIIAGRGSFIESFPLFGYNLQNYEQLFEEKLDLLAKLVTGEPVTWSGETRTPLRDQTVYPLLENAPIKTWVGVGGSPQSVVRAARHNLPLTLAIIGGNPLSFEGLTRLYRRSLQEFGHAEQPISAHLHGLVTETDEEVFDLMWPHYQFYRSRIGQERGWPEASQMELRAALAENGHMLAGSPETVARKMVRVVKGLGLSRIDIKYSQGTLPHSYLMKSLELLGTKVKPMVLDMLSED; encoded by the coding sequence ATGGCACAGCTTGAAATTGGCGCCGAGACCTTCGGTGACATCGCGCTCGACGACAGCGGACAGCTCGAATCTCACGCGGACGCGCTTCGCAACGTTGTGAACGAAGGCATCCTCGCCGATCAGGTAGGACTGGACTTCTTCGGCGTTGGCGAACACCACCGCGATGATATGGCTGTCTCAGCTCCGGAAATCGTCTTGGCCGCCATCGCCAGCCGCACCGAGAACATCCACTTGGGCACCGCCGTGACCGTGTTGAGCTCGGATGATCCCGTGCGCCTCTACCAGCGCTTCGCAACCCTGGACGCCATTTCCAACGGACGCGCAGAAATCATCGCCGGCCGCGGATCCTTCATCGAGTCCTTCCCGCTCTTTGGCTACAACCTGCAAAACTACGAACAACTCTTTGAAGAGAAGCTCGATTTGCTGGCCAAGCTTGTCACCGGTGAACCCGTTACGTGGTCCGGCGAGACCCGCACCCCGCTGCGCGACCAGACCGTGTACCCGCTGCTTGAGAATGCCCCCATCAAGACTTGGGTGGGTGTTGGAGGAAGCCCGCAGTCCGTAGTGCGCGCCGCTCGCCACAACCTGCCGCTCACCCTCGCAATCATCGGCGGAAACCCGCTCTCCTTCGAAGGACTGACGCGCCTCTACCGCCGCTCCTTGCAGGAATTCGGCCACGCCGAGCAGCCCATCTCCGCACACTTGCACGGCCTCGTGACGGAGACGGATGAAGAGGTCTTTGACCTGATGTGGCCTCACTACCAGTTCTACCGCTCACGCATTGGTCAAGAGCGCGGCTGGCCAGAGGCATCACAAATGGAGTTGCGTGCCGCCCTCGCCGAAAACGGTCACATGCTGGCCGGCTCACCAGAAACGGTGGCCCGCAAGATGGTCCGCGTGGTCAAGGGTCTTGGCCTGTCCCGCATTGACATCAAGTACAGCCAAGGAACGCTCCCCCACTCCTACCTCATGAAGAGCCTGGAGCTGTTGGGCACCAAGGTGAAGCCAATGGTGCTTGACATGTTGAGCGAAGACTAA
- a CDS encoding NADPH-dependent F420 reductase, translating to MTVEDQQPLATLGILGAGRVGSAIAKRAAESGIDVKVATAKDPREISLILEFMAPGAKAVTAAEASAQDVVILAVPLHKYEDVDPASLAGKIVVDAMNYWAPTDGTVDKFENDPRTSSEVVQSHFSESRVVKAFNHIGYHEFASDGRPAGDPDRRALAVAGDDAAGKAAVMQILEVMGYDAADIGPLSAGVILEPGTRIFSGRQSLDSLVAIVAEESVLAG from the coding sequence ATGACGGTGGAGGATCAGCAACCGCTGGCAACGTTAGGAATTCTTGGCGCCGGCCGCGTAGGTTCGGCGATCGCTAAACGTGCCGCCGAATCTGGAATCGACGTCAAAGTAGCTACCGCGAAGGATCCTCGCGAAATTTCGCTCATCCTCGAATTCATGGCGCCAGGCGCGAAAGCCGTGACGGCCGCCGAAGCGAGTGCCCAGGACGTGGTCATTCTTGCCGTCCCACTGCACAAATACGAGGACGTGGATCCAGCCTCGCTCGCCGGGAAGATCGTGGTGGATGCCATGAACTACTGGGCGCCCACGGATGGAACCGTAGACAAGTTTGAGAACGACCCACGCACGTCCTCGGAAGTGGTGCAGAGCCATTTCAGCGAATCCCGCGTGGTGAAGGCCTTCAACCACATTGGGTACCACGAGTTCGCCTCGGATGGGCGCCCTGCGGGGGATCCGGATCGCCGTGCGCTCGCGGTGGCTGGGGATGACGCCGCTGGGAAGGCTGCCGTAATGCAGATACTCGAGGTCATGGGGTACGACGCCGCGGATATCGGACCGCTGTCAGCTGGCGTCATTCTGGAGCCCGGAACGCGGATTTTTAGTGGCCGCCAGTCGTTGGATTCCTTGGTTGCGATTGTGGCTGAAGAGAGCGTCCTCGCGGGCTAA
- a CDS encoding NYN domain-containing protein → MYSQRAIFIDAGFLHAAGGMHVAGTSLRKATRIDHERLIKGILETTEKHSGLDLLRLYWYDAAKDALFTPEHKKIGLLPGVKVRLGRMSYEGNQKGVDLKLGLDLVGIARNRAASVGYLLSGDDDLAEAVEEAQDLGMKVVLVCLEDASSRLGVRSVAENLALRVDSIINIPNSLIETSFLRQVLESPGSVEPLPGDPTQASPVGPASGTPAASSSSADALACAPQPARPTPLNIKPARPKKPLEYTPPQFAVSESTLVYSSTHHSSGLVLGSEEDAPLSVATEVGARVATHWYGTVTQQELSDLLVDRPLLPADIDRVLLKDCAQIIGEYKTDYRSIRHELRRAFWAELEELISGKRV, encoded by the coding sequence GTGTATTCACAACGCGCAATCTTTATTGACGCAGGATTTTTGCATGCCGCCGGTGGCATGCACGTTGCAGGCACCAGCCTGCGCAAGGCCACCCGCATCGATCACGAACGGCTCATCAAGGGCATTCTCGAAACCACAGAAAAGCACAGCGGCCTGGACCTCTTGCGCCTCTATTGGTACGACGCCGCCAAGGACGCCCTCTTCACCCCCGAACACAAGAAAATCGGGCTGCTTCCCGGCGTCAAGGTCCGTCTGGGCCGGATGTCCTATGAGGGCAACCAAAAAGGTGTGGATCTCAAACTCGGGCTAGACCTCGTGGGAATCGCCAGAAACCGCGCCGCCTCCGTGGGCTACTTGCTCTCCGGCGACGATGATCTGGCCGAGGCCGTTGAGGAAGCCCAAGACTTGGGCATGAAAGTTGTTCTGGTGTGTCTAGAAGACGCCAGCAGTAGGCTCGGCGTCCGCTCGGTGGCAGAAAACCTTGCACTGCGCGTGGATAGCATCATCAACATTCCCAATTCGCTGATCGAAACAAGCTTCCTCCGCCAGGTTCTGGAATCCCCGGGTTCCGTGGAACCGCTACCTGGTGATCCAACCCAAGCCTCGCCTGTTGGCCCGGCCTCGGGGACCCCAGCTGCGTCGTCGTCCTCCGCGGATGCTCTTGCCTGCGCGCCGCAACCAGCGCGACCCACCCCGCTCAATATCAAACCCGCGCGGCCCAAGAAGCCGCTCGAGTACACGCCGCCACAGTTTGCGGTCTCAGAATCGACGCTCGTCTATAGCTCTACTCATCACAGCTCGGGGCTGGTACTGGGCTCGGAAGAGGACGCGCCGCTCAGCGTCGCCACAGAGGTAGGCGCCCGGGTGGCCACGCACTGGTACGGGACCGTGACGCAGCAAGAACTCAGCGACTTGCTGGTGGATCGGCCACTCTTGCCAGCGGATATTGACCGCGTTCTCCTCAAGGACTGCGCGCAAATCATCGGTGAATACAAGACGGACTACCGTTCTATTCGCCACGAGTTGCGGCGCGCGTTTTGGGCGGAACTCGAGGAACTGATCTCCGGAAAGCGAGTCTAA
- a CDS encoding pyrimidine dimer DNA glycosylase/endonuclease V encodes MRLWSLHPSYLDRQALTGGWREALLAQAVLAERTRGYRSHPQLERFREHQNPAAAIGTFLTALADEATSRGYNFDRSRIDRPAEPGAETVAKIPVTSGQMAYEWQHLLAKLEKRTPEKWVELRHLELPQPHPLFVKVPGEIASWERVS; translated from the coding sequence ATGCGTCTCTGGAGCCTGCACCCTAGCTACCTCGATCGCCAAGCGCTCACGGGCGGTTGGCGTGAGGCGCTCTTGGCTCAGGCCGTGCTGGCGGAGCGCACCCGTGGGTACCGTTCGCACCCGCAACTCGAGCGCTTCCGAGAACACCAGAATCCTGCCGCAGCGATTGGTACGTTCTTGACCGCGCTCGCAGATGAAGCAACGTCGCGGGGCTACAACTTTGACCGCAGCCGCATTGATCGTCCCGCCGAACCCGGCGCGGAAACGGTGGCGAAGATCCCCGTTACGAGTGGCCAAATGGCGTACGAATGGCAGCACTTGTTAGCGAAACTTGAAAAACGCACGCCAGAAAAATGGGTGGAGCTGCGGCATCTTGAATTGCCGCAGCCCCACCCACTGTTCGTCAAAGTTCCTGGAGAGATCGCTTCTTGGGAGCGAGTCTCTTAG
- a CDS encoding 3-hydroxyacyl-CoA dehydrogenase: MQNLTVLGTGVLGSQIAFQAAYNGKDVVAYDLTDEILTKLEARWEYLKPLYLRDLPDATPEKLDAAVARIRTSSDLAHALSDADLVIEAVPEVLEIKRETWAKAGAVAPEKTIFATNSSTLLPSDIADASGRPEKFLALHFANEVWRQNTGEVMGHAGTDPQYADAVAQFAEEIGMVAIRLKKEQPGYIVNSLLVPLLTAASKLYARDVADFKVIDETWRQATGSPYGPFEIYDIVGMLTPYNLNANSQDPEMREFAAILKRDYIDKGRLGRATGKGFYDYE; the protein is encoded by the coding sequence ATGCAAAACCTCACGGTCCTCGGCACGGGTGTGCTCGGATCACAAATCGCTTTTCAGGCCGCATACAACGGTAAAGACGTTGTTGCCTACGATCTCACTGACGAGATTCTCACCAAGCTAGAGGCTCGCTGGGAGTACCTCAAGCCGTTGTACTTGCGTGACCTTCCGGACGCTACCCCAGAGAAGCTCGATGCTGCAGTAGCACGCATTCGCACCTCCAGTGATCTTGCACACGCGCTCTCTGACGCCGATCTCGTGATTGAAGCCGTTCCAGAAGTTCTAGAGATCAAGCGTGAGACGTGGGCCAAGGCCGGCGCTGTTGCGCCGGAAAAGACCATTTTTGCCACGAACTCGTCCACCCTGCTGCCAAGCGACATCGCAGACGCTTCGGGCCGTCCCGAGAAGTTCTTGGCCCTTCACTTCGCCAACGAAGTCTGGCGCCAGAACACCGGCGAAGTCATGGGGCACGCTGGTACGGATCCGCAGTACGCTGACGCCGTGGCACAGTTCGCCGAGGAAATTGGCATGGTAGCCATTCGCCTGAAGAAAGAGCAGCCAGGCTACATCGTGAACTCACTGTTGGTTCCACTGTTGACGGCAGCATCCAAGCTCTACGCGCGAGATGTGGCCGATTTCAAGGTCATCGACGAAACGTGGCGTCAGGCCACTGGCTCGCCGTACGGGCCTTTTGAAATTTACGACATCGTCGGGATGCTCACCCCGTACAACCTCAACGCCAACAGCCAGGACCCCGAAATGCGCGAATTCGCGGCGATCCTTAAGCGTGACTACATCGATAAGGGACGTTTGGGCCGGGCAACCGGCAAGGGCTTCTACGACTACGAGTAG